One Pseudomonas sp. FP1742 genomic window carries:
- a CDS encoding membrane integrity-associated transporter subunit PqiC, producing MVSSLKITLVAALLLLTACRSDPIQFHTLTPAQPGGGGGSDIQIESITVPPQVDRPQIVIRQGNAGLAILETQWWGASLSDELRSALIDQLVNRNPRRKVSLRLVVQRFDSIPGQYALIDVKWRLRNLGNGDAELVTCRSTFQTPSGASIDELVVAHQNNVKRLAAAISQTTADTSKACPAAQ from the coding sequence ATGGTTTCGTCGCTGAAGATCACGCTGGTCGCCGCGTTGCTGCTTCTCACCGCTTGCCGTAGCGACCCGATTCAATTCCATACCCTGACTCCGGCTCAACCGGGCGGGGGCGGTGGTTCCGACATTCAGATCGAAAGCATAACCGTGCCGCCCCAGGTCGACCGCCCGCAGATCGTCATTCGTCAGGGCAACGCCGGCCTGGCCATCCTCGAAACACAATGGTGGGGGGCGAGCCTGTCAGATGAATTGCGCAGTGCTCTGATCGATCAGCTGGTCAACCGTAACCCACGGCGCAAAGTGTCGTTGCGTCTGGTTGTGCAACGCTTCGACTCGATACCCGGTCAATACGCGCTGATCGACGTTAAATGGCGGCTGCGCAATCTCGGTAACGGCGATGCCGAACTCGTCACCTGTCGCAGCACGTTTCAGACCCCTTCCGGCGCGAGCATCGATGAGCTGGTAGTGGCCCATCAAAACAATGTGAAACGGTTAGCCGCCGCCATCAGCCAGACCACCGCCGACACGTCGAAAGCCTGCCCAGCGGCTCAATAA
- a CDS encoding histidine phosphatase family protein, giving the protein MLDQLSRKLPTALTSRLIKLVTATTTLVIAVLVMGFVLWPRSPINLATAGSEVTSSLVDRWQAGEVAVLVRHTERCDQSSNPCLGPADGITRVGSDAATAVGQGFMHLGMAQTDVLSSPATRTAQTSHYMFGKDAVTQEWLVSCGKTLRNDVVAHKQTRRNLVLVTHSGCISDFEAQAGFEHAKTSKYGSSLFVHIAADGQLQVLGVVNATDWQSLLQGKTLKQ; this is encoded by the coding sequence GTGCTTGATCAATTATCGCGCAAACTGCCAACTGCACTTACATCGCGGCTCATCAAACTGGTAACGGCAACGACAACTCTGGTTATCGCTGTGCTGGTGATGGGGTTTGTCTTGTGGCCCAGATCTCCGATCAATCTGGCGACGGCCGGCTCCGAAGTGACCAGCAGCCTGGTCGATCGCTGGCAAGCCGGCGAAGTGGCGGTACTGGTTCGCCATACGGAACGCTGCGACCAGTCCAGCAATCCGTGCCTAGGCCCCGCCGACGGCATTACTCGAGTCGGCAGCGACGCCGCAACAGCCGTGGGCCAAGGCTTTATGCATCTGGGCATGGCGCAGACCGATGTGTTGAGCAGCCCCGCCACCCGCACGGCGCAAACCTCGCACTACATGTTCGGCAAAGATGCCGTTACCCAGGAATGGCTGGTCAGCTGCGGCAAAACCCTGCGTAACGATGTGGTGGCGCACAAGCAAACCCGTCGAAATCTGGTGTTGGTCACGCACAGTGGTTGCATCAGCGATTTCGAAGCCCAGGCCGGTTTTGAACACGCAAAAACCAGTAAATATGGCAGTTCTTTGTTCGTGCACATTGCCGCCGACGGGCAACTTCAGGTACTCGGAGTTGTGAATGCCACTGACTGGCAGTCTCTGTTGCAAGGTAAAACCTTGAAACAATAG
- the arnT gene encoding lipid IV(A) 4-amino-4-deoxy-L-arabinosyltransferase, with protein sequence MTPNNLLSHPARSLSHSTTGALPMTDRWIVPGLLLAFVVFYLLPLMSHGLWIPDETRYGQISQEMLLSGNWISPHFMGIRYFEKPIAGYWMIAIGQAVFGDNLFGVRIASALSTGLSIWLTYLIARRLWGDPRKSAACALLYMSFGLIAGQAGYANLDPQFTLWVNLSLVALWFAIDSHSPRGKLGAWALLGVACGMGFMTKGFLAWLLPVLIALPYMIWQRRLGELLRYGPLAVVVATVVCLPWVLAIHHQEPDFWRFFFWHEHIRRFAGEDAQHARPWWFYLPLLVASSLPWAALLPTTLLQAWQQKRQPVIGFLLLWMLLPLAFFSLSSGKLPTYIMPCLLPLALLMGHAVVELLNQGRGRVIRINGVLNVVMASCALIALLYLQATKEVYENTEMFALSLVFIVLLGWIIANALQVLRPVVFWAMPALGIWLLVALLPAAMPSQIVDSKMPDQFIAEHVDALSQTTSLLSNDLGAASALSWRLKRPRVDLFNTIGELKYGLDDPAMASRKVTLGNIGQWMTEARKKGAVGVVMRVNSVAEMQEVEMLPVDGKRYQRGNLEILVFPQSKP encoded by the coding sequence ATGACGCCCAATAATCTGCTGTCCCACCCTGCCCGTTCTTTATCCCATAGCACTACCGGTGCGTTACCCATGACCGATCGCTGGATCGTGCCCGGCTTGCTGTTGGCGTTCGTGGTGTTCTACCTGCTGCCGCTGATGAGCCATGGACTGTGGATTCCCGACGAAACCCGCTACGGCCAGATCAGCCAGGAAATGTTGCTGAGCGGCAACTGGATCTCGCCGCATTTCATGGGCATTCGCTACTTCGAAAAACCCATCGCCGGTTACTGGATGATCGCCATCGGTCAGGCGGTATTCGGCGACAACCTGTTCGGTGTGCGTATCGCTTCGGCACTGAGCACCGGGCTGAGCATCTGGCTGACCTACCTGATTGCCCGACGCCTCTGGGGCGACCCGCGAAAAAGCGCCGCCTGCGCTTTGCTCTACATGAGCTTCGGCCTGATCGCCGGGCAGGCTGGATACGCCAACCTCGATCCGCAATTCACGCTCTGGGTGAACTTGAGCCTGGTCGCATTGTGGTTTGCCATCGATAGTCATTCCCCTCGCGGTAAACTCGGTGCCTGGGCGCTGCTGGGCGTTGCCTGCGGCATGGGTTTCATGACCAAGGGGTTTCTCGCCTGGTTGTTACCGGTGTTGATCGCCCTGCCCTACATGATCTGGCAGCGACGCCTGGGAGAACTGTTGCGCTACGGGCCGCTGGCGGTGGTCGTGGCGACGGTGGTCTGCCTGCCATGGGTGCTTGCCATTCATCATCAGGAACCGGACTTCTGGCGGTTTTTCTTCTGGCACGAACACATCCGCCGTTTCGCTGGCGAAGATGCGCAACACGCGCGCCCGTGGTGGTTCTATTTGCCGCTGCTGGTCGCGTCGAGCCTGCCGTGGGCTGCCTTGTTGCCAACGACACTCCTCCAGGCCTGGCAGCAAAAGCGCCAGCCCGTGATCGGTTTTCTGTTGCTCTGGATGCTGTTGCCGCTGGCGTTCTTCAGCCTCAGTAGCGGCAAACTGCCGACCTACATCATGCCTTGCCTGTTGCCTTTGGCATTGCTGATGGGGCACGCAGTGGTGGAGCTGTTGAATCAAGGACGAGGCCGAGTCATTCGCATCAACGGCGTGCTCAATGTCGTTATGGCCAGCTGCGCCCTGATCGCCCTGCTTTATCTGCAAGCCACCAAAGAGGTCTACGAAAATACCGAGATGTTCGCCCTGTCTCTGGTGTTCATCGTGTTGCTCGGCTGGATCATTGCCAATGCCTTGCAGGTGCTGCGTCCGGTGGTGTTCTGGGCTATGCCCGCACTCGGCATCTGGCTGCTGGTGGCGTTGTTGCCGGCGGCAATGCCGTCACAGATCGTCGACAGCAAAATGCCCGATCAGTTTATCGCCGAGCATGTGGATGCCTTGAGTCAGACGACATCGCTGCTCAGTAACGATCTTGGCGCGGCGTCAGCCTTGTCCTGGCGCCTGAAGCGGCCGAGGGTTGATCTTTTCAACACGATCGGCGAGCTTAAATATGGCCTCGACGACCCCGCCATGGCCTCACGTAAAGTCACTCTGGGCAATATTGGACAGTGGATGACCGAAGCCCGCAAAAAAGGCGCGGTCGGAGTGGTGATGCGGGTTAACAGTGTCGCGGAAATGCAGGAAGTCGAGATGTTGCCTGTCGATGGCAAGCGTTACCAGCGCGGTAACCTGGAGATTCTGGTTTTCCCACAGAGCAAACCCTGA
- a CDS encoding glycosyltransferase family 39 protein yields the protein MKFWASERGALVLLLGVSALILLLGLGSRELWGPETRWANIALQMLQSGDYFDPYLKGGPYYDKPLPSYWLITATAWLTGGLGHWSLRMSSVIAAWLSIWLVYLIGEQLWHKGTGLIAGWMLATTFYFVFWARVATADILTVCGVLAAVWWYWRGPQDMRFSRYLVFFLLLSLTSLFKGLIGFILPGLLLIPHVVRDGRWKQHLNLRLCVALLIAGAFYMTPFMLSHLYGAPTYGESGLGLVLRENVVRFFQPFDNIGPIYTYLLYLPVYTLPWAPCWLLALWYALRHWRGIEPHTRWLVWGLGLLMLFFTASGSRRSYYVLPLVPFAQLLGAWWITRRIAERHATGRFGGRRLQIGFGLSAVLLMGVLGVFYPWTNGGGGVVQFGETVRLEASKRAPLNTWRMVMIEVDNKVPMYLQTGGAPFYYVQQTQDFPRTGDTAALMTWLDNTSGQHWDPQHTIVITQYRNGDALPLDYLSADHQVITTTPTNGERIFHAREDQSVAFIPRG from the coding sequence ATGAAGTTTTGGGCAAGTGAAAGGGGCGCATTAGTGCTCCTGCTGGGTGTGTCTGCGCTGATTTTATTGTTGGGACTGGGTTCGCGGGAGTTATGGGGGCCGGAAACCCGCTGGGCCAACATCGCATTGCAAATGCTGCAGAGCGGTGACTATTTCGATCCTTACCTCAAGGGGGGGCCGTATTACGACAAGCCGCTGCCCTCCTACTGGCTGATCACCGCCACGGCGTGGCTGACCGGCGGCCTGGGGCACTGGTCATTACGCATGTCATCGGTGATTGCTGCCTGGTTGAGCATCTGGCTGGTGTACCTGATCGGCGAGCAGCTCTGGCACAAAGGCACGGGGTTGATTGCCGGCTGGATGCTGGCAACCACCTTCTATTTCGTCTTCTGGGCACGGGTCGCGACCGCCGACATCCTCACCGTCTGCGGTGTGCTGGCGGCGGTATGGTGGTATTGGCGCGGTCCCCAGGACATGCGTTTCAGCCGTTACCTGGTGTTCTTCCTGCTGTTGTCCCTGACCTCATTGTTCAAAGGCCTGATCGGGTTCATTCTGCCGGGCTTGCTGCTGATACCGCATGTGGTGCGGGACGGTCGCTGGAAACAGCACCTTAATCTGCGGCTGTGTGTGGCTCTGTTAATCGCCGGGGCGTTTTACATGACACCGTTCATGTTGTCGCATCTCTACGGCGCACCGACTTACGGCGAAAGCGGCCTGGGCCTGGTATTACGGGAAAACGTCGTGCGGTTTTTCCAGCCCTTCGACAACATCGGGCCGATTTACACCTATCTGCTTTACCTCCCTGTCTACACCCTGCCGTGGGCACCTTGTTGGCTGCTGGCGTTGTGGTATGCGCTGCGCCACTGGCGCGGCATCGAACCCCATACTCGCTGGCTGGTTTGGGGGTTGGGTTTGTTGATGTTGTTTTTCACGGCCAGTGGCAGTCGACGCAGTTACTACGTGTTGCCCCTGGTGCCCTTCGCTCAGTTGCTGGGCGCCTGGTGGATCACCCGGCGAATAGCCGAACGCCACGCCACAGGCAGGTTCGGCGGTCGCCGGTTGCAAATCGGTTTCGGCCTGTCTGCTGTGCTGCTGATGGGGGTGCTTGGGGTCTTCTATCCCTGGACCAACGGTGGTGGCGGCGTGGTTCAGTTCGGTGAGACGGTCAGGCTGGAGGCCAGCAAGCGCGCCCCTCTGAATACATGGCGCATGGTGATGATCGAAGTGGACAACAAAGTACCGATGTACCTGCAAACCGGGGGCGCGCCCTTCTATTACGTGCAGCAAACCCAGGACTTTCCTCGCACCGGCGATACCGCTGCGCTGATGACCTGGCTGGACAACACCAGCGGCCAGCACTGGGACCCACAGCACACCATCGTTATCACCCAGTACCGCAACGGTGATGCGTTACCGCTGGACTACCTGAGTGCCGACCATCAGGTCATCACCACTACGCCCACCAACGGCGAACGGATATTCCACGCCCGTGAAGACCAGAGCGTGGCGTTTATTCCCCGGGGGTGA
- a CDS encoding iron ABC transporter substrate-binding protein, whose product MISRIPSFLKKALLTTAFLSAGHVYAAEQADGIVVYNAQHESLTKSWVEGFTKETGIKVTVRNGDDTEMGNQLVQEGAASPADVFLTENSPAMVLVDNAGLFAPVAPSTLEQVGAAYRPAHGKWVGIAARSTVFVYNPSKLAEADLPKSLMDLAAPNWKGRWAASPAGADFQAIVAAVLELKGEAATLDWLKAMKTNFTAYRGNSAVLKAVNAGQIDSGVIYHYYSFVDQSKTGENSKNTSLYYFKHKDPGAFVSLSGGGVLASSQHKEQAQAFLKWITGKDGQAILKTGNSFEYAVGKNAESNPKLVPLQQLDAPAVDVSKLDSKKAVELMTQAGLL is encoded by the coding sequence ATGATTTCCCGCATCCCCTCGTTCCTTAAAAAAGCATTGCTGACCACTGCTTTCCTCAGTGCCGGTCACGTGTATGCCGCTGAGCAGGCTGACGGTATCGTGGTCTACAACGCTCAACACGAAAGCCTGACCAAATCCTGGGTCGAAGGCTTCACCAAGGAAACCGGTATCAAAGTGACCGTGCGCAATGGCGACGATACCGAGATGGGCAATCAGCTTGTGCAAGAAGGTGCAGCCTCCCCGGCCGACGTGTTCCTGACCGAAAACTCCCCGGCCATGGTGCTGGTCGACAACGCGGGGCTGTTTGCACCGGTTGCGCCAAGCACGCTGGAACAAGTGGGCGCGGCCTATCGTCCGGCGCATGGCAAATGGGTCGGGATTGCCGCACGCTCCACGGTGTTCGTCTACAACCCGAGCAAGCTGGCCGAAGCAGATTTGCCAAAATCGCTGATGGACCTCGCCGCACCGAACTGGAAAGGTCGCTGGGCCGCTTCGCCGGCCGGTGCCGACTTCCAGGCCATCGTTGCTGCCGTACTGGAACTCAAGGGTGAAGCCGCCACTCTTGACTGGCTGAAAGCCATGAAAACCAACTTTACCGCCTACCGGGGCAACAGCGCCGTGCTCAAGGCAGTCAATGCCGGTCAGATCGACAGCGGCGTGATCTATCACTATTACAGCTTCGTCGATCAGTCCAAGACCGGCGAGAACAGCAAGAACACCTCACTGTACTACTTCAAACACAAGGATCCAGGTGCCTTTGTCAGCCTGTCCGGTGGCGGCGTTCTGGCTTCCAGTCAACACAAGGAACAGGCCCAGGCATTCCTGAAATGGATTACCGGCAAAGACGGTCAGGCGATCCTCAAGACCGGCAATTCGTTTGAATACGCCGTGGGCAAGAACGCAGAGTCCAACCCGAAACTGGTACCGCTGCAGCAACTCGACGCCCCGGCTGTCGATGTCTCGAAGCTCGACAGCAAAAAGGCTGTAGAGCTGATGACCCAGGCCGGGTTGCTCTAA
- a CDS encoding iron ABC transporter permease, translated as MRVRSRGVFVGRGGAWVIGLSVLVSLLALLPIAFVIGVSVQTGWATLVTLVWRPRVGELLINTVLLVLLTIPLCIALGLALAWLTERTNLPGRRWWSLLATAPLAVPAFVHSYAWVSLVPPIHGLFAGVLVSVIAYFPFLYLPIAATLRRLDPAIEDVSESLGLKPWAVFFRVVLPQLRLAICGGALLVGLHLLAEYGLYAMIRFDTFTTAIFDQFKSTFNGPAANMLAGVLALCCLAMLTAESAARGSARYARVGSGSAREQRIVRLNLRTTLLALMLQGITCALALGVPLITLGKWLIAGGAQVWQLSELLPALEQTLMLGAAGALITTCAAIPIAWLSIRSPGPLQRVLESCNYITSALPGIVVALALVTLTIHFARPIYQTTITVLLAYLLMFLPRALVSLRAGIAQAPVELENMARSLGRSPGRALWLITLRLAAPGAAAGAALVFLAVSNELTATLLLAPNGTRTLATGFWAMTSEIDYAAAAPYALLMILLSLPLTGLLYHQSKRTAGR; from the coding sequence TTGCGCGTACGCTCTCGCGGAGTGTTCGTGGGCCGTGGCGGCGCATGGGTGATTGGTCTGTCGGTGCTGGTATCGTTGCTGGCGTTACTGCCGATTGCTTTCGTCATCGGCGTGTCGGTGCAGACAGGCTGGGCGACGCTTGTGACGCTGGTATGGCGCCCACGCGTCGGCGAGTTGCTGATCAACACCGTGTTGCTGGTATTGCTCACCATTCCCTTGTGCATCGCACTGGGGCTGGCCCTGGCCTGGTTGACGGAACGCACCAACTTGCCGGGGCGGCGCTGGTGGTCGCTGTTGGCGACGGCGCCGCTGGCGGTGCCGGCATTCGTGCACAGCTATGCCTGGGTCAGTCTGGTGCCACCGATTCATGGGCTGTTTGCCGGCGTTCTGGTGTCGGTCATCGCCTATTTCCCGTTTCTTTACTTGCCGATAGCAGCGACTTTGCGCCGGCTCGATCCAGCCATCGAAGATGTCTCCGAGTCGTTGGGGCTCAAGCCCTGGGCGGTATTCTTTCGCGTGGTGCTGCCGCAGTTGCGTCTGGCCATCTGCGGCGGTGCCTTGCTGGTGGGGCTGCACCTGTTGGCCGAGTACGGTCTGTACGCGATGATTCGCTTCGACACCTTCACCACGGCCATCTTCGATCAGTTCAAGTCCACCTTCAACGGGCCCGCCGCCAATATGCTGGCCGGCGTCCTCGCGCTCTGTTGCCTGGCCATGCTGACGGCCGAGTCGGCTGCCCGTGGCTCGGCGCGTTACGCCCGGGTCGGGTCGGGAAGCGCGCGTGAACAAAGAATCGTGCGCTTGAATTTGCGCACTACCCTGCTTGCGCTCATGCTGCAAGGCATCACCTGTGCCCTGGCACTCGGTGTACCGTTGATCACCCTTGGAAAGTGGCTGATCGCCGGCGGCGCGCAAGTCTGGCAGCTGAGCGAACTGCTGCCGGCGCTGGAACAAACCCTGATGCTCGGGGCCGCCGGCGCGCTCATTACCACCTGCGCGGCCATTCCGATTGCCTGGCTGTCGATTCGCTCGCCGGGCCCGTTGCAGCGTGTGCTGGAAAGCTGCAACTACATTACCAGCGCACTGCCGGGGATCGTCGTTGCGCTGGCATTGGTGACCCTGACGATTCATTTTGCCCGGCCGATTTACCAAACCACCATCACGGTGCTGCTGGCGTATTTACTGATGTTTTTACCCCGCGCCCTGGTGAGTTTGCGCGCGGGCATCGCCCAGGCGCCGGTGGAACTTGAGAACATGGCCCGCAGTCTCGGCCGTTCGCCCGGTCGGGCGTTGTGGCTGATCACCCTGCGTCTGGCCGCACCCGGTGCTGCCGCGGGCGCTGCGCTGGTGTTTCTGGCGGTCAGCAATGAGTTGACCGCTACTTTGTTACTCGCCCCCAACGGCACGCGCACCCTGGCCACCGGTTTCTGGGCAATGACCAGTGAAATCGACTATGCCGCCGCTGCGCCCTATGCCTTGCTCATGATTCTGCTGTCGCTTCCGTTAACCGGACTTCTTTATCACCAATCCAAACGCACGGCTGGCCGATGA
- a CDS encoding ABC transporter ATP-binding protein has product MNALELHSICKSYGSHRALENISLSVPTGSRTVIVGPSGSGKTTLLRMIAGFEFPDSGSLSLNGQTLVDGTHEVPAHQRLIGYVPQDGALFPHMTVAANIGFGLAAKGVAKQERIAELMDSVALDSSMANRWPHELSGGQQQRVALARALAQQPRLMLLDEPFSALDTGLRAAMRKLVARLLADAGVTTILVTHDQSEALSFADQLAVMRQGRLVQSGHPLDLYRYPVDEQTALFLGDAVVMPATIEAGWAHCDLGRIPVNNHRNNKSAQIMLRPEQLQLISAPHGLAQSDGCRGVVTECDFGGNTCTLTVELQALAADTRPGRSLLVRSSGMHAPPAGSEVHVSTIGHAHVLSDPTGSAPD; this is encoded by the coding sequence ATGAACGCTCTTGAACTCCACTCGATCTGCAAGTCCTACGGCTCTCACCGAGCCCTGGAGAACATCAGCCTGTCGGTGCCGACAGGAAGCCGTACGGTGATCGTCGGCCCCTCCGGTTCGGGCAAGACCACCTTGCTGCGAATGATAGCCGGTTTCGAATTCCCGGATTCGGGCAGCCTTTCGCTCAATGGTCAGACGCTGGTCGACGGCACCCATGAGGTCCCCGCGCATCAACGGTTGATCGGCTATGTTCCGCAGGATGGCGCACTGTTCCCGCACATGACCGTAGCCGCCAACATCGGTTTCGGGCTCGCAGCCAAGGGCGTTGCCAAACAGGAACGTATCGCTGAGCTGATGGACAGTGTGGCGCTGGATTCGAGCATGGCCAATCGTTGGCCGCACGAACTCTCCGGCGGCCAGCAACAGCGTGTCGCGCTGGCCCGGGCCCTGGCGCAACAACCACGGTTGATGTTGCTGGACGAGCCTTTCTCGGCGCTCGATACCGGTTTGCGCGCCGCCATGCGTAAATTGGTCGCACGGCTTCTGGCTGACGCCGGTGTCACGACTATTCTGGTAACACACGATCAAAGTGAAGCGTTGTCGTTCGCCGATCAGTTGGCGGTGATGCGTCAGGGCCGGTTAGTGCAATCCGGACATCCGCTGGACCTTTACCGCTATCCCGTTGATGAACAAACCGCCCTGTTTCTCGGGGATGCCGTGGTCATGCCCGCCACAATCGAAGCGGGCTGGGCCCATTGTGATTTGGGTCGCATTCCGGTCAATAACCACAGAAATAACAAATCAGCGCAAATCATGCTGCGCCCCGAGCAACTTCAGTTGATCAGCGCGCCCCACGGCCTGGCGCAATCGGACGGCTGTCGCGGCGTGGTCACCGAATGCGATTTCGGTGGTAATACCTGCACCTTGACCGTGGAATTGCAGGCGTTGGCCGCTGATACACGTCCGGGGCGTTCATTGCTGGTGCGCAGCTCCGGCATGCACGCGCCACCCGCTGGCAGCGAAGTTCATGTGTCGACCATCGGCCATGCTCATGTACTCAGCGATCCCACAGGTTCCGCGCCTGACTGA
- the arnB gene encoding UDP-4-amino-4-deoxy-L-arabinose aminotransferase translates to MSQAFLPFSRPSIGDEEIAAVEQVLRSGWITTGPKNQQLEEHFANYVGCRHAVALSSATGGMHITLLALGIGPGDEVITPSQTWVSTANMICLLGATPVFVDVDRDTLMSDVASIEAAITPRTKAIIPVHYAGAAFDLDPLYALADKHGIAVIEDAAHAAGTFYKGRHVGAQGTAIFSFHAIKNMTCAEGAMFVSDDEALANRVRMLKFHGLGVDAYDRLTHGRKPQAQVIEPGFKYNLADINAAIALVQLERLDAINAKRTELAQTYLQRLEGLSVQPLAIPAYAQQHAWHLFILRIDAERCGLDREAFMKALQEQNIGTGIHFIATHLHTYYRQRFPNIYLPNTEWNSARLCSIPLFPDMTTDDVDRVVGAIENTLDASL, encoded by the coding sequence ATGAGTCAGGCGTTTCTCCCCTTCTCCCGCCCCAGTATCGGCGATGAAGAAATTGCTGCGGTAGAGCAAGTACTGCGCTCCGGCTGGATCACTACCGGGCCGAAAAACCAGCAACTGGAAGAACACTTCGCCAACTATGTTGGCTGTCGGCATGCCGTTGCATTGTCCTCGGCGACCGGTGGCATGCACATTACTTTATTGGCCTTGGGGATCGGTCCTGGCGACGAAGTCATCACTCCGTCGCAGACCTGGGTGTCCACCGCCAACATGATCTGTCTGCTCGGTGCGACGCCGGTTTTCGTCGACGTTGACCGCGACACATTGATGAGCGATGTGGCGAGTATCGAAGCAGCGATCACGCCTCGCACCAAGGCGATCATTCCGGTGCATTACGCCGGCGCGGCATTCGACCTCGATCCGCTTTACGCCCTGGCCGACAAACATGGCATCGCCGTCATTGAAGACGCGGCCCACGCGGCGGGCACTTTCTACAAAGGGCGGCACGTCGGTGCCCAAGGCACGGCGATCTTCTCGTTCCACGCGATCAAGAACATGACCTGCGCCGAGGGCGCGATGTTCGTCAGTGACGACGAAGCCCTGGCCAATCGGGTACGCATGCTCAAGTTTCATGGCCTGGGCGTCGACGCCTATGACCGCCTCACCCACGGCCGCAAGCCCCAGGCCCAGGTGATCGAACCCGGCTTCAAGTACAACCTGGCCGACATCAATGCCGCCATCGCCCTGGTGCAACTGGAGCGTCTGGACGCGATCAACGCCAAGCGCACGGAGCTGGCGCAGACTTACCTGCAACGCCTCGAAGGCCTGTCGGTACAACCGCTGGCCATTCCGGCGTATGCACAACAGCACGCCTGGCACCTGTTCATCCTGCGCATCGATGCCGAACGTTGCGGGCTGGACCGCGAGGCTTTCATGAAGGCGCTGCAGGAGCAGAACATCGGCACCGGTATTCACTTCATCGCTACCCACCTGCATACCTACTACCGCCAGCGTTTCCCCAACATCTACCTGCCCAACACCGAATGGAATTCAGCGCGGCTGTGTTCGATCCCGTTGTTCCCCGACATGACCACCGATGATGTCGATCGTGTCGTCGGCGCCATTGAAAACACACTGGATGCAAGCCTGTGA
- the arnC gene encoding undecaprenyl-phosphate 4-deoxy-4-formamido-L-arabinose transferase — MKPYPIRCVSIVIPVYNEQDSLPELLRRTEAACQQLHHDYEIVLVDDGSRDNSAQILEDAASRDCSPVVAVILNRNYGQHAAIMAGFEQCKGDVVITLDADLQNPPEEIPRLVAQAELGYDVVATVRNNRQDSALRRWPSKLINLAVQRSTGVAMTDYGCMLRAYRRTIVDAMLACRERSTFIPILANSFARHTTEILVTHAEREHGESKYSPMRLINLMFDLITCMTTTPLRLLSIVGFGMATLGVLFAIALIVLRMVFGAGWAGGGTFVLFAVLFVFTGGQFIGMGLLGEYLGRMYSDVRARPRFFIEKVLRSTPPAPAPVVTVDGLTSTSSDQVLS; from the coding sequence GTGAAACCTTATCCGATCCGTTGCGTATCAATCGTCATCCCGGTCTACAACGAGCAGGACAGCCTGCCCGAGTTGCTCAGGCGCACCGAAGCGGCGTGCCAGCAACTGCACCATGACTACGAAATCGTGTTGGTCGACGACGGCAGCCGCGACAACTCGGCGCAAATCCTCGAGGACGCAGCCAGTCGTGATTGCAGCCCGGTGGTGGCGGTCATTCTCAACCGCAACTACGGCCAGCACGCGGCAATCATGGCCGGGTTCGAACAGTGCAAGGGCGATGTGGTCATCACCCTCGACGCCGACCTGCAAAACCCGCCGGAAGAAATTCCGCGGCTGGTGGCGCAGGCCGAACTGGGCTACGACGTGGTCGCCACGGTGCGCAACAACCGTCAGGACTCGGCCTTGCGTCGCTGGCCATCCAAACTGATCAACCTGGCCGTGCAGCGTTCCACCGGGGTTGCCATGACCGACTACGGCTGCATGCTGCGGGCCTACCGCCGGACCATCGTCGATGCCATGCTCGCCTGCCGCGAACGCAGCACCTTCATCCCGATCCTGGCCAACAGCTTCGCCCGGCACACCACCGAGATTCTGGTAACCCACGCCGAGCGCGAACACGGCGAATCCAAATATAGCCCGATGCGCCTGATCAATCTGATGTTCGATCTGATCACCTGCATGACCACCACACCGCTGCGATTATTGAGCATCGTAGGCTTCGGCATGGCGACGCTCGGTGTGCTGTTCGCCATCGCGTTGATTGTGCTGCGCATGGTTTTCGGCGCCGGATGGGCCGGTGGCGGCACGTTCGTCCTGTTCGCCGTGCTGTTCGTTTTCACCGGTGGGCAATTCATTGGCATGGGCCTGTTGGGCGAGTACCTGGGCCGCATGTACAGCGACGTCCGGGCGCGTCCACGGTTCTTTATCGAAAAGGTTTTGCGTAGCACCCCCCCTGCTCCTGCTCCCGTTGTCACCGTTGACGGTCTTACTTCCACTTCTTCAGATCAGGTTCTCTCATGA